In Choloepus didactylus isolate mChoDid1 chromosome 11 unlocalized genomic scaffold, mChoDid1.pri SUPER_11_unloc2, whole genome shotgun sequence, the sequence tctggactcccataatgcatgtaTTGGCACACCTGATAGTGTCCCAGAAGTTTCCTAAGTTATTTTCAtattctacatttattttttatttattcttctcagCCTGATTCAAGTGTCTGGTaattgagttcactgattctttcttctaccagttaCAATCTGATATTGAAACCTTCCTCagaattcttcatttcagttattagtcttcaactccagtacttcagttttttccttctttcaaatttctgtatctttactaAGACTCTCACATTCCtctttcactgttttcctgatatcctttggttctttctctgtatttaccttcatctccttgaacattttttttaagacttaaTAACACTTCTTTAATATCATCAAGTATATAGTCAGTTTTCATATTTCCATACATATATAATGATCAGTTTATTTGAATCAGGAACCAAATAAGGTACAAACATTGCATTTAGTTGATAGGTCTTTTAATTtgatttccttccctctctcttttttatttgtcatttttgctGTATAGTTTCCCACAGTCTGAATTTTGTTGACTGCATCGTACTGATGTTTAAAAGGTTCccctttctcctgtgttttctgtaTATTTCTATAAGGAGGCACAAAATATCTGGTTGTCTCTTTCTGTGATGCTAAGATTGGGCGGTGGATTCACACATTGCCAATCTAATCTGTGCATTAacatccttgaacatttttatgatCATTGTTTCACAAATCTTTTTTGTGCCCACATTCTGGTTTTACtcactgatgttttctggatttttatcttcctgtggatgggccatcatttgcTGTTTCTGCCTTGCACTCTTGTTGCACAtaagcttcaaactggcacaggaccATTCTAAAATGTTTGTTTAGTGTGTAATAGGTCTGGCCCCTCTTTTGATGTAGTTTCTAAcactgtaatatttttcttttacctgGAACATCACTTcctatttttgtatgttttgaaatattttgttgcaACATAGATATTTTGATAGATTAATGTATTATTGATGAAATTGAGAGGTGTATGTCCTTAAGCTTGTTTCCAGTTAGTGCtatgacagagaaaaagaaaaagaaaaagaaaaagccatctttcccagtctttgaagaTTGATCTTGGCCTGTGCTCTACTTCAAAGTTGagcattagaaaaataattttaaagaagaacCTGAGGCAGAAGCATAGGGCCCTCTCAGGACTTTCTGCACATGTGCCTTGTTCTGGGCATATGTGCATGGCCCTGGGATATCTCTCTTCACATAAATTTGAATTTACTCTCTCTCCAAGGAATGTTTCCTTACATGCCAAGCAGCAATCTTTGCCCTAGCTACAATCTGACTTCCATTCTACAGTTTTCTGTTAGAGTTCTGTGGGATGCCATTGCAGGTTTTGAGACAAAAAACCTTTGATAAGCACATCCTTAGTCTTTCAGGTTATAATGTGCTAAACTAGCACACATATATGTTCCCAGGATATGCCACAATGAGACATCACACACACAAGGATGGTTTTCTGAAAATCTGAAATAACTGTtgttgaggatgtggagagattggAACACTTTTACACTGCTGTTGGgaatatacaatattttattgTGGAGAACATTTGGGCAGTTTCTCAGTAAGTTTTAGACAGAATTAGCAGATGATTCAGCAATTCTACTCATTAATATATGCtccaaattgaaagaaaatattgaagtAACTGTATACAAATAATCATAGCACCATAATTCACAATATCCAACAggtggaaacaagccaaatgttTATCATCTAATTAATGAATAACCAATATGTATTATACCCATACACTGGAATACAGTgaagccataaaaagaaaagaaatagaattctGGGAAGATTGTGTTTTAGGAGAGACACAGGAAAATTGTCCTCCAtcaaaaacactagataaaggacagaaagcactctagaagagcagttccagggttccaccagcagGACAAGGACTTCCACAACACATAGTGACTATGAAGCCACAGAAATTGAGAGAATGTGTTTAGGATGAGTGAGTGTcatataggagaatcacaacgcaggcccttaggattttgcaataaagccttaccatcctttCCAGGTAagtactctccttttgagaaattgCTTCCAGCCTGTTATTGGGCCTCAGTAGAGACAGAaggcttaaccatgggccaccaagttaccatgagatctgAGCTATCATGAgcttggtgttgtctgaccacaaagccataaagttgggtatgCACAGCAGCATGccatcataaaatagaaatgatatATATGAGATATGGCCTGACTGGGTCCTGAAGGcataagttacatgaggaagtggcccaaataaATGCCCATAGCCcaactcctgccacattaccttctgtctcccagcccacagctatggcctttTTGGGGAGTTACTTACAATCAggtgactgaggaaaagaaaactcaggcctggtttacagttTGTTCTGCAAAATAcacaggtaccacccaaaagtggacagctgtacCACTGCAGCATCTTTCTGGAATGACCCTGAAGGACATTAGTAGGGGGAAATGCTCCCAGTggacagaactttgagcagtaaATGTGGTCAGTCAATTTGCTTGGGAGgaaaactggccagaggtgcatttgtatactgattcatgggctgctgCTAAATGTTTGGCTGGATGGTGAGGCATGAGGAAGGAATATGATTGGTAAACTGCTGATAAAGTCTGGGAAAGAGGTATATGGATAGATCTTTCTGATTGGGCAAAACAAATGAAGATATTTGAGTCCTGTAACAATgcttaccagagggtgacttcagcagaggaaaattttaataaagaggaaaaaatgacccattggataccagtcagcctctttccccagccactcctgtcactgccaaatgagctcatgaacaaagtggtcatggttgtagggatggaggttatgtatggactcagcaacatggacttcactcaccaaggctgacctggccacagccactccTAAGTACCCAATCTACCACCAGCAGAGACTCACACTCATTCCTTGATATGGCACAATtacccaaggtgatcagcctgctacctggtagcaggttgattacattgggccacttccatcatgaaatggacagcaatttgttctaactggaataaaTAAATACTCTGCATATGTGTTTGCCTTcactgcatgcaatgcttctgccaaaactaccatccatggacatACAGAATTCCTTATCCATCAtcgtggtattccacacagctttgcttctgatcaaagaacccatttcacagcaaatgaagtgaaggaATGAGCACATGGTCTtgattctctggtcttaccatgttccccatcattcagGAGCAGCTGGGTTGATACTGTGATAGagtggcctattgaagactcaactGCAGCACCAACTAGGTTGCAACACCTTACAGGGCTGatgcagtgttctccaggaggctgtgtatgctctgaatcagtgtccactgtatggtgctgtttctcccattaccaggattcatgggtccaggaatcaaggggtggaagtGGGAGTGGCCCTACTCATTATCACTCTTAATGATCCACTAGGAAACTGTTTGCTTCCCAtgcctgcaaccttaagctctgctggtctacaagtcttagttccaaaaggaggagtgcacCCATCaggacacaacaataattccattgaactggaagttaaaactGCCACCTGGAAAGGAACAGACAAGGAATGGGactactgtactggctggggtgattaccctatcaaggggaaataagaCTGCAACTACATattggaggtaaagaagagttttcctggaatacaggagatccccaaAGGTGTCTCTATGTACTACCataccctgtgattaaagtcaatggaaaactgtaacaacccaatccagggAGGACAATCAATGGCCccgaaacttcaggaatgaagatttgggtcacaCCGTCAGCCAAAcaatggccagctgaagtgcttgaggataaagggaacatggaatgggtagtggaagaagggaGTGACAAATACAAACTACAAcaatgtgaccagttacagaaatgaggactatgatggcatgaatatttcctccttgttgcatgtttgtttttgtacataaagcaaatatctttgttctcTTCTCTGCCTGTTGTCCTTATTCTATGACATTGGTTGTACTGttaatttcatagtatttaagttataagatatcaagtttaagagtgaatattaccctaGAACTTGCAccttattctggagagatttagtgcatttgtggttgtatgcaggacagctgagtactGTTTGATGAGACATATGTCTGTTACTGTATTCCATTTAGAGATTAAGTACGGTTTAAGATGATATGTATAGCCACCAAGTTGAGAAGggttggactgtgatggttatgttcatgtgtcaacttggcaaggtgatggtgcccaggtgtctggtcaagcaagcactggcctaaccattactgcaaagacattagtgactggttaataatccagaaggctgctttattaaatcatcagtcaactgactgtatctgtggctgattatatcaagaAGGGAATGTCTTCTTCCATAAGATAATTCAGTCAGCTgaatttaacccaatcagttgaagaccattaaggaagaagagaaagaacctTAACTTCTtaagccagccagcctctcttgggaagttcatcaaagaccttcatggGAGTTGCCCACTCCctgccttccctatggaatttggactcatgcatcctcccCTATGGAATGTGGACTTGTCCATCCCCATAGCTGcaagagacacttttataaaatctcatatttacagatatgtccTGTTGGTTCTGATTTCCTAGAGGACCCTAAGtaatataacctgtatggtcacTTTAAACAACAAGGTTGCATtgaacctagaataggaaatgagatcttgttattctctaCAGGTTAATGTGACACCCAGATGAACttgagtatttggggcagaaaataaaaagtatttgcaaaaataaaaaagtcccttgagggactggggggaaatgtagaAGTATTTAACTTTCCCACCTTGGGAATTCCCAATATTCTCCCAAGCATTATGGACTCCagatttaataaatcaagccctccatcttggggcttgcccttaggaaacttAGTACTGCAAAGgggaagctaagtctacttattaTGCCTAAGAAAGCTCAGGTGTGACCTTTCTCTCTCAGCCAAGTCTGAGAATAAAcacactaccctcccccctaaaagggacatgacacccagtggtgtaagtctccatggaaacaagggCTAGGACTCCCAGGCATGATTCtggcctggcattgtgggattgacaatgttgtcttgaccaaaagggggaattaactgaaacaaaataaagtttcagtggctgtgagagctcagagctgagaggtcaatctggaggttattacACATCATAGATATATTCCTTTTTAGctcctagtgtattagaatagctagaagaaaatacctgaacctgttgaactgtaatccagtagacttgattcttggtgaTAACTGTATAAGTAAACTGTATAGGCATCAAAAACAAAGTCAAGAAATCTGTTACAGTAAATAGAAACCCATGAAGACATAATGACTAAATGATTGTGGTATCCTGGATAGGATCCTTGAACAACTAAAAGATATTTGATAAAAACTAATCATATGACTTTATAATTGTGATTACCTTGTGACTGTGATTACCTTCTGACTGAAACTCTCTTTACCCCATGTGTGGgtagaagagtaataaaataatgataaaaagatataggagaggataaggggtatgggatggtttgggagtactttttatttctgagaaatgaaaacattctaaacttgtggtgatgaatgcacaacaacacgatgatactgtgaaccactgattgtacactctgcatggattatatggtgtgtgagtatatctcaataaaattgcatttaaaaaaaaggcaaggtgcagaacaggaaaaaacatataataatatgAGAGACAGTGACAAAATAATGGTAAATTAATtgagcttttttcttttcccagtgCACACCATCCTTACAGCCCAGTATTTCCAAATCTGTGATCACCCTTAAGGCACCAACACATTAGCTAATGTGAGGGAGAAGCAATTTACGAAACAGTACTCTGATGCCCTGGATCATTTTAAATGTAGGCCTTTACATGCTCAGAAATTCCTGGAAAGTCAAATTTGTTCTCAGTGTAAAATGTGCTATATTCTCCAAGATACTCCATCTGTAATTAAAATTATGCTCAGTGATCCCTTCTGGGACATTGGATTTCTAAAACCCCAAATACTGACAATTTTCAAGTACTCATAATCCCACCTGCTTTCTGTGCTGCAAGACATGAGAGATACACTAGAAAATATTCCATTAGCCTTTGGGAGTCTCTACAAAGAAGGTGCTCTATAGATCAAATTTTTACTAATTCAATTTGTGTTCATCTCTTGATATCTGAATGACTTCACAAATATCAAAGAGTATATGGCCTGCCACATAAAAagtgactttttatttttctataaactttttattttacaatagtgTAAATCTAACAGAAAAGTTGAGAGgacagtacagagttcccatataccactcaccagtttcccctattaacattttacattactgTGGTTCATTTgtcaaaatgaatgaattaatatcaatacattattaaatatatatattatttagatgcacttagtttttttttttttcatttttattgagattgttcagataccatacaattatccaaagatccaaagtgtataatcacttgcccctgggtaccctcatacagctgtgcatccatcacacttaatttttgttcaatttttagaaacttttcattactccagacaagaaataaagtgaaagttgaaaacagaaaaaaagaaacggaaactctaatcctcccttatccctaaccaacccccctcaattgttgactcatagtattgatatagtatatttgttactgtttatggaaaaatgttgaaatactactaactgtactatatagtttgtaataggtatatagttcttccctatatgcccctatattattaacttctaattgtattgtcacacatttgttctggttcatggaagcgatttctagtatttgtacagttgatcatggacattcccaccataggattcagtttcatacattcccatcttttgacctccaactttccttttggtgacatagatgactctgagcttcccctttccacctcattcacacaccatttggtgctgttagttattctcacatcttgctaccaacacccctgttcatttccaaacatttaagttcatcctaattgaacattctgctcatactaagcaaccactccccattctcaagcctcgtcctatatcttggtaccttatatttcatgtctatgagtttgcatattataattagttcctatcagtgagaccctgcaataattgtccttatgtgtctggcttatttcactcagtatattgccctcgaggttttgtcgtcaacccatttttcttttaatatggttttgttcactcaccatacattccatcccaagtaaatgatcgatggttctctgcatggtcatacatttatgtgttcaccaccttcaccactatctatataagggcatctacatttcttctacaaaggcaggagggagagtcaaagaaggtagagaggcaaaagaaagaggaaaaaaatgacagctaggaagcagcaaaaggaaaaataaccttaaatcaaagtggaataaagaatcagacaataccaccaatgccaagtgtctaacatgcctgccctatccccccctcttatctgcatttaccttgggatatcacctttgttacattaaaggtagcataatacaatgattctattagttacagtctctagtttatgctgattgcatccctcccccaatgcctccccatttttaacaccttgcaaggttgacatttgcttgttctccctcgtaaaagaacatatttgtacattttatcacaattgttgaatactctagatttcaccaagttacacagtcccagtctttatctttcctcccttcttgtggtgtctcacatgctccccaccttcctctctcaactgtattcataattatctttgtaCAGTGTCCTTACATTGTTGttctaccatctcccaaaattgtgttccaaaccatgcactcctgtcttctatcaccctgtagtgctccctttagtatttcctgcagggcaggtgtcttgttcacaaagtctctcattgtctgtttgtcagaaaatattttgagctctccctcatatttgaaggacagctttgctggatataggattcttggttggtggtttttctccttcagtatcttaaatatatcacaccacttccttcttgcctccatggtttctgctgagagatctgcacatagtcttattaaacttcctttgtaggtaatggatcacttttctcttgctgctttcaggattctctctttgtctttgacatttgataatctgattattaagtgtcttggcgtaggcctattcagatctcttctgtttggagtatgctgcacttcttggatctgtaattttatgtctttcataagagatgggaaattttcattgattatttcctctattattgcttctgccccctttcccttctcttctccttctgggacaccaatgatacatacattattgtactttgtttcatccttgaattcccggagacgttgctcatattttttcattcttttctccatctgctcctttgcgtgtaggctttcaggtgttttgttctccagctcctgagtgttttcttctgcctcttgagatctgctgttgtatgtttccattgtgtctttcatctcttgtgttgtgcctttcattttcatagattctactagttgttttttttatttctgccatatatatgcccagtgtttcctttacagcctctatctcttttgcaatatcttctctaaacttttttatttgatttagcattagtttaaattcctgtatctcagttgaagtgtacatttgttcctttgactgggccataactttgtttttcttagtttaggttgtaattttctgttgtctaggcatggtttccttggttatccaaatcaggttttcccagaccagaacaggctcaggtcccagagggaagaaatattcagtatctggtttccctgagggtgtgtcttagaaaatttctccatcctttgatgcctcaggttattgtgcttttctgcccagcaggtgatgcctgttagcctataattcttgactggtgtgaggaggtatggccgtgttcccccaggctctagggtctggttctgaatggaaagggccccactcctttcctcctagagaagacagacccctcaggtggaggtcattagcatttcaatggtctcactctctgcttgtgctgtctccacccttcctcgaatcacagccctggaaactgaaaatgactggggctttctccactgagccaaaaaagaaacagatagtccccttaagacccagtccaaggtgaccctccagctctccaaggtcagtcatcacccaaagcctctgttttttggggatgcatacctgtagtgagcagttcacactcgctacttaaaaccccagttggagctcagctgagctgtattcgcttgctgggagagagcttctctctggcaccacgaggctctgcagctcgggctatgggggagggggtctcatgacttggatctgcaggttttacttacagattttatgctgtgttcttgggcattcctcccaattcaggttggtgtatgatgagtgggtggtctcgtttgtccccctgcaattattctggattatttactagttgtttctggttttttgtagttgttccagggggactacttagcttccactcctctctatgctgccatcttgcccccaggtGATGCACTTAGTTTTTAATCTAGTATCTTTTAGAAGCTGTCAAGGATCCTATCTAGGATATCACAATACATTTAGTTGTTATATCTCCACAGGTTTCTATTTTCTGTAACAGCTTTCCTGACTTTGTTTTTGATAAATTTGACAGTTTTGAGTACTGGTTACATATTTTGTAGAACATCCCTAAACTGGCAGGTGTCTAaggtttttctcatgattaaaatGGGATTTGAGGTTTGGGGGAAGATTACAAAGATAAAATGCCATTctcattgtcctagtttgctaatgctgcagaatgcaaaacaccagagatggataggcttttataaaatgggggtttatttggttgcacagttacagtcttaaggccacaaagcatccaaggtaacacctcagcaatcgggtacctttaccggaggatggccaatggcgtccggaaaacctctgctagctaggaaggcagctggtgtctgctccaaagttctggcctcaaaatggctttctccctggaggttcctctctagcaagcttgctcctcttcaaaacaacactcccagctgcactccgttccctctctttgagtcagctcatttatatagctccactgatcaaggcccacctggaatgggcagggccacgcttccatgggaacatctcatcaaaatcattacccacagctggatggggcacattaaaagcaaatctaaccaacaccaaatgTCTACCCtgcaagactacaaagacaatggcatttgggagacacaatacattcaaaccagcacactcatcaCATCATATTTAGGGTGTATACTATCATTCTAACTCATCACTGTTGGTAAACTTGACCAATTGGCTGAAGCAGTGTTTCTAAAGTTACTTTTTTCTGTAAgagagatttgtctattctgacATTTATGTATTCAGTCATTTACTTATATTAGGGATCCGTGGATATTAGTtaatactttgggttataatcaaaaacttttatttcttttgttgctcagattgttCCTGCTTCAGCCACTGGGAACTCTCTCAGTTAGCACTCTGTCCCATGAACTTAGCACCATCATTGTGCATGTGCATACACATTGGAGCACTTCCTAATTTTGTGACACCCAAAAGTGCTCCATGATAATCTTTTCTATTCCCTTTCCAAATCCTGTATCCGTCATGTCTCCAAAAAGTTCTGGGTCCTTCTATTGGAGATGGTATTAGAAACCAGGATGTGAGTGCTGGGTATGCTCATTGCTATCTGGGGTATGATTACTTCTTGGCTCTCTCTGCTGACAGAATAGAAATGTATGCATACATATTAACCTGTGTTTGTATACATAATGATAAATATTTCTGGATGTATTATTCATCCTATCTATTATTTGAAGTCATCCACAAATTGAAAATGTTCCTCTCCCAGAACTGAACACCCAGTCAACTAGAATCCATTTATTAACTGATAGTGGTTTCGATGCTGCAGTGCAGAACTTAAGAATTTACTATGCTAAAGCCTCTCCTTGTGGCTACCTCACTGATTCATGGTAGAATTGTCTGACacactccactgtttacttcatTTCTGGCCACCATCTCTAGTCCTAGCATGGAGCTTGGCATATGGCAACATTCTACAAGTGCTTGCTGAATAAATGCGTAAGGGAATGCATGCACACATAACACCTATCACCTTCCTCTTCACTCTCAGAGGGCTTTCCTTCTTAATCCATGGAAGAAATAGTGGCCATGTTTTGGAAGCTGCCTCAACTTCAGGCCCTCCTTCATACAAGTCTACCTGCATCATACCCATCTTGTGTCCTATTTCCCGCTGCAGTGGAAAAGGTATTTATTTTCAGCCAATGTTGATAGCTCTATGGGGGTTTAGATTCTCTCCCCGCCTCTTCAGATCTAATTTCAAAAGTTCTTTGCCTGTACTGTCCTTCATGTTCAACTTCTCCCTATCcatcctctctttctcctctgcaCATACACTCCAGTTTCACCTATACTGTTATAAACAAAGGTTTTCATTCCCCTACTCAAAGTGATGTTCTAACTTatttcctggttttctttctctctatatCCCTGTTCCTtgataaaaagatttaaataatctCTTCATCTCTTACCAACTTCTCAACTATTATCTGGCTACCACCACTAATGAAAAACAATCaatttatatgtaatttaaatctatttccagtgaattcatttttataatttaattgcTAGTATGTTTGAGAAAGACATGTAAATATACAACTTTGGAATTCTATagtttgattggagatatgattCCTTATCTTGAAAGGATGGCCTttgtaaagaataaaatgaatggCCATATTTATGGGGTTTTGATGCTTAAGAGaaacaagtactggagaaaaaactgaaaagtcaagattttttttcagattaactATATGGTTATATCCACCACGGCTGCGGCGGAGAAAGCTCCTCATGAACTCGGAACAGCGCATCAACCGGATCATGGGCTTTCACAGGCCCGGGGGCGGCGCAGAAGAAGAAAGTCAAACAAAATCAAAGCAGCAGGACAGTGATAAACTGAACTCCCTTGCCGTTCCTTCAGTTTCAAAGCGAGTAGTGCTGGGTGATTCAGTCAGTACAGGAACAACTGACCAGCAGGGTGGTATGGCCGAGGTAAAAGGGACCCAGCTGGGAGAAAACCTGGACTCTTTCATTATACCACCTGACTGCAGTAATGATGGCAACCTTGAGCTCCGGCAGCGGAACAGAGGGGACCTGACCACAGACATTGTCCAGAGGGGTTCTCGCCGTGGTCTAGAACAATATCTctccagatttgaagaagcaatGAAGCTAAGGAAACAGCTAATTAGTGAGAAACCCAAT encodes:
- the LOC119524581 gene encoding calcium signal-modulating cyclophilin ligand-like isoform X1, yielding MNSEQRINRIMGFHRPGGGAEEESQTKSKQQDSDKLNSLAVPSVSKRVVLGDSVSTGTTDQQGGMAEVKGTQLGENLDSFIIPPDCSNDGNLELRQRNRGDLTTDIVQRGSRRGLEQYLSRFEEAMKLRKQLISEKPNLEDGSTTEEFDSFRIFRLVGCALLALGVRAFVCKYLSIFAPFLTLQLAYMGLYKYFPKMFIHSFMGLGLPGKEDNLLCGMEFV
- the LOC119524581 gene encoding calcium signal-modulating cyclophilin ligand-like isoform X2, yielding MNSEQRINRIMGFHRPGGGAEEESQTKSKQQDSDKLNSLAVPSVSKRVVLGDSVSTGTTDQQGGMAEVKGTQLGENLDSFIIPPDCSNDGNLELRQRNRGDLTTDIVQRGSRRGLEQYLSRFEEAMKLRKQLISEKPNLEDGSTTEEFDSFRIFRLVGCALLALGVRAFVCKYLSIFAPFLTLQLAYMGLYKYFPKMHLLCLPGLYLQ